The sequence TGCTCGAGGCGCTCGCCGCAGGAAACAGGGCCTACGAGGCCCGCTTCGGCCATATCTTCATTGTCTGCGCCACGGGGAAGACCGCCGCCGAGATGCTCGCCACCCTGCAAGCAAGGCTCCCCAACGGGCCGGACGACGAACTCCGCGTCGCCGCCGGCGAGCAGGCGAAGATCACCCGCATCCGCCTGGAGAAGCTACTCACTTCATGAGCAGTCCCATCACGACCCATGTCCTGGATACCGCCCGCGGGCGCCCCGCGCCCGGCGTGGGCGTGGTCCTGTACCGCCTGCAAGGCGAAGTTTGGCGCGAGGTCGGCCGGGGCGAGACCGACGCCGACGGCCGCAACCGGGAGTTGCTTTCAGGTGCCCGGGAGGCCGGGACCTACCGCATCGCGTTCGACACCGCCGGCTACTTCGAGCGGATCGGCGTGGCGCGGTACTTCTTCCCGGTCGTCGAGATAGTGTTCATCCTCGACGAACCGGAGCAGCACTACCACGTGCCGCTGCTGATCTCGCCGTTCGGCTTCTCGACCTACCGGGGTAGCTGAGACCACCACCGGCGATCCGCCGGTTCGACAGGCAGCGAGGGTTGCCGTACCATACGCTTGCCTGTACACATGCGCGGATTGCTAGGTGATAGTCGAGATGCTAAATACCAAGTCTATACGTATGCAAGGATGGTCATGGCCTGTTTGCGGTCTGCTTGCCATGTCGATAGGGTTCGATCCGGCACTGGCGCAGACCCGCGGGGCCGCCACGCCGGCCAGGACGCACGCGGAAACCGTGGAAGACGGCCCCGGCTTGCCGAAGCAGGTCATCGACCTGAAGGTTCGTGGCGGCTACCACCTCACGACGGGAAACGAATCGACCGCCGGCAGCAAGACGGTCACCAAGGGCACTCCCGGCACCGCCGCCAATCCCGAGACCGGCGGTCCGAGCCCGGGCACGACCAAGAGCGGCGGCACGACCGACGAGAGCTTCCAGCGCAAGAAGGGCACCAACCCGAGCGCCAACACGGACACCACCAGCAGCACCTCGACCACGACGACCGAGACCACGACCGAGATCATCGGCGCCGGCCAGGAACTCGGCGGCGGTACCGGCCCCTCGGCCGGCGGGACGCTGGAGCTGTGGCTCACTCCCCGCTTCGGGCTCTCGACCTCCGTGGACGCCCACTGGAAGAGGCGGCGGGCCGAGCTATCGCCGGGAGGCATCGCCGGCGTGGTGGTGCCCGAGCCTGGCGCGGTCAACCTGGTGGAATCCTCCAAGACGACCATCTCGGTGTCTTCCCCGTCCGCAGCAGTCGACGTCGGGCCGAATTCGCGCAAGGCAGACGTCTCGGCGAGCGGCACCAACACGACGACGACCTG comes from Candidatus Tanganyikabacteria bacterium and encodes:
- the uraH gene encoding hydroxyisourate hydrolase: MSSPITTHVLDTARGRPAPGVGVVLYRLQGEVWREVGRGETDADGRNRELLSGAREAGTYRIAFDTAGYFERIGVARYFFPVVEIVFILDEPEQHYHVPLLISPFGFSTYRGS